The following are encoded in a window of Pseudomonas graminis genomic DNA:
- a CDS encoding toxin-activating lysine-acyltransferase: MTYCNSTSNTAVVRHAHDLGYAVMLITNSPTYRFSQVLALKIWIEPAILHQQIAFIFSGFGDVRGYYTWALLSDEVSSRLINDADFMLHPSEWNEGSSLWIIDFCFPYGDLSAGIQDIRCRFRGDDISWVRRDVRLVPRKIIRSGKSGFSSEIISA, from the coding sequence ATGACTTACTGCAATTCGACAAGTAATACTGCGGTTGTTAGGCATGCGCACGACCTTGGCTATGCGGTCATGCTGATTACCAACTCACCTACCTACAGATTTTCGCAGGTACTGGCTTTGAAGATCTGGATCGAACCAGCAATATTACATCAGCAGATAGCCTTTATATTCTCAGGTTTTGGCGACGTTCGAGGATATTATACCTGGGCTTTATTAAGTGATGAGGTATCAAGTAGATTAATCAATGACGCTGATTTTATGCTTCATCCCTCCGAATGGAATGAGGGGAGTAGCCTATGGATCATAGACTTTTGCTTTCCATATGGCGATCTTAGTGCAGGAATACAAGATATTCGTTGCCGTTTTAGGGGTGATGACATTTCCTGGGTAAGAAGGGATGTAAGATTGGTACCTCGAAAAATAATTCGCAGTGGCAAATCTGGCTTTTCGTCTGAGATAATTTCTGCCTAG
- a CDS encoding HlyD family secretion protein has protein sequence MNPRAGLFRTEAVKDFNALEVGEILIVRPITFKYVVTFSMLVVAALIVLFGVGTFNKRTLVVGEILPEKGLIRITPARAGLVVARHVEVGSVVKKGDVLFVVSSERYDLDKKPLIKAEVDGLAKSIELLQAEINQLEIQSAHEASALPQSLSRLKEKAARIESQINSQNQLLAVSLNAVSRYSELLKKGYVSVEQVQIKKTEYNIQLQRRERLRSETTAVDIEADELREKSRRAVVNLGTQISTLRRQLGVITNSARQKDHERDFPVTATVAGVVSSISVGVGQSVLVGGEVLTLVPEHSTMEAVLYASSSAVGFVTAGDEVELRFDAYPYQHYGFGRGRVISVTGSTANPYNSAGRHYVDGASAKSDFFLIRVALQDQSITVNDVRYQLKAGLTVQANLMRPKQRLYELFLEPFYRKRDLDIR, from the coding sequence TTGAATCCAAGAGCAGGGTTATTTCGAACGGAGGCAGTCAAGGATTTCAATGCACTTGAAGTAGGCGAAATATTGATTGTACGCCCTATAACATTTAAGTATGTAGTGACTTTTAGCATGCTAGTAGTGGCGGCTTTAATTGTCTTATTTGGAGTAGGTACATTCAATAAGCGAACTCTGGTGGTGGGTGAAATTCTACCTGAGAAAGGCCTGATAAGAATCACTCCCGCGAGAGCTGGGTTAGTCGTAGCGCGACATGTCGAAGTAGGCAGTGTGGTGAAAAAAGGGGACGTTTTGTTTGTGGTTTCGAGTGAACGATACGATTTAGATAAGAAACCACTTATCAAGGCGGAGGTTGATGGGTTGGCTAAGAGCATTGAGCTACTTCAGGCGGAAATCAATCAACTGGAAATTCAGTCGGCCCACGAGGCTAGTGCGCTGCCACAGTCACTGAGCAGGCTTAAAGAGAAAGCCGCTCGTATTGAAAGCCAGATTAATAGTCAAAATCAGCTTTTGGCGGTAAGCTTAAACGCGGTCAGTAGGTATAGTGAATTATTAAAAAAAGGTTATGTGTCTGTAGAGCAGGTTCAGATTAAAAAAACAGAATATAATATTCAGCTTCAGCGTCGTGAGAGATTGCGGAGTGAAACGACAGCTGTCGATATTGAAGCAGATGAGTTGCGTGAAAAAAGTAGGCGAGCTGTCGTTAACCTTGGAACTCAAATCTCAACACTCAGAAGGCAGTTGGGTGTAATCACTAACAGCGCTAGACAAAAAGATCATGAGCGGGATTTTCCAGTTACTGCAACAGTAGCCGGGGTTGTCAGTTCCATTTCTGTTGGCGTCGGCCAGTCCGTGCTGGTGGGCGGTGAAGTGCTAACCCTTGTCCCTGAGCATTCAACAATGGAAGCGGTGCTATATGCCTCAAGTTCTGCAGTGGGCTTCGTAACGGCGGGGGACGAGGTCGAACTGCGGTTTGATGCTTATCCTTATCAGCACTATGGGTTTGGAAGGGGAAGGGTAATATCTGTAACGGGCTCTACCGCCAATCCTTATAACTCAGCAGGTCGCCACTATGTTGATGGAGCAAGCGCAAAAAGCGATTTCTTCTTGATTCGTGTTGCACTGCAAGATCAATCTATCACTGTTAATGACGTGCGCTATCAATTAAAGGCGGGCTTAACGGTGCAGGCTAATTTGATGAGGCCTAAACAACGATTATACGAACTATTCTTAGAACCTTTTTATAGAAAGCGCGATTTGGATATTAGATGA